A genomic region of Acidobacteriota bacterium contains the following coding sequences:
- the dnaJ gene encoding molecular chaperone DnaJ, which translates to MPSRDYYEILGVAREASAEEIKSAYRRAALKHHPDRNPGDHKAEEAFKEAAEAYAILSDPDKRARYDRFGHQGVAGASGGAPQFDEAVFGDFADILGDLFGFGDPFRRGGRRRGPQRGDDLRYDMELSLEEAAFGKDAEVRLTRTLACEACKGAGAKSPADIVTCPSCNGTGQLAFQQGFLTIARTCGTCRGTGRSIRRPCEECRGAGQVRRDAKLTIKIPAGVDEGNRLRVRGEGGSGDLGAPAGDLYVIIHVREHSRFEREGRHLHARVAITFSQAALGGEVKVPLLGGGSADLKIPAGTQAGTEFRLRGHGIKDGSGVGDLKVRAVVMTPRKLSKEGKKALQKLSETGDEEFTEEDRSLFAKVKDFFS; encoded by the coding sequence AGAGCCGCTCTGAAGCATCATCCGGATCGGAATCCCGGCGACCACAAGGCCGAGGAGGCCTTCAAGGAGGCCGCCGAGGCCTACGCGATCCTCTCCGACCCGGACAAGCGGGCCCGCTACGATCGTTTCGGCCACCAGGGTGTCGCGGGCGCATCGGGGGGAGCGCCTCAGTTCGACGAGGCGGTCTTCGGCGATTTCGCCGACATCCTGGGCGACCTCTTCGGGTTCGGCGATCCTTTTCGCCGCGGCGGCCGGCGCCGGGGCCCGCAGCGCGGCGATGACCTCCGCTACGACATGGAGCTCTCGCTCGAGGAGGCCGCCTTCGGCAAAGACGCCGAGGTGCGGCTGACCCGCACGCTCGCATGCGAGGCCTGCAAGGGGGCCGGCGCGAAGTCCCCCGCGGACATCGTGACCTGCCCTTCCTGCAACGGCACCGGGCAGCTCGCCTTCCAGCAGGGTTTCCTGACGATCGCGAGGACGTGCGGCACCTGCCGCGGGACGGGGCGCTCCATCCGCAGGCCCTGCGAGGAGTGCCGCGGCGCCGGCCAGGTCCGCCGCGACGCGAAGCTGACGATCAAGATCCCGGCCGGGGTCGACGAGGGAAACAGGCTGCGCGTGCGCGGGGAGGGAGGCTCCGGGGATCTCGGCGCGCCGGCGGGGGACCTCTACGTCATCATCCACGTCCGGGAGCACTCCCGCTTCGAGCGCGAGGGGAGGCACCTGCACGCGCGCGTCGCGATCACCTTCTCGCAGGCCGCGCTCGGCGGCGAGGTGAAGGTGCCGCTCCTCGGCGGCGGCTCGGCCGATCTGAAGATCCCGGCGGGGACGCAGGCGGGGACCGAGTTCCGGCTCCGCGGCCACGGGATCAAGGACGGCTCGGGGGTCGGCGATCTCAAGGTGCGCGCGGTCGTGATGACGCCGCGCAAGCTGTCCAAGGAGGGGAAGAAGGCACTCCAGAAGCTCAGCGAGACGGGGGACGAGGAGTTCACCGAGGAGGACCGCTCCCTCTTCGCGAAGGTCAAGGACTTCTTCTCCTGA
- a CDS encoding 50S ribosomal protein L11 methyltransferase has product MKLFICPSRAFGTGEHPTTRMCLEEIERCGPRGLSVLDAGTGSGILAIAAKLLGAADVVGVDNDPEAIEVAVKNARLNGAAGAIRFVIGDTASIDDRRFDLVVANLNGTILARAIPDLASRLAAGGALVLSGILPEEVGEITAVAAAAGLAVERAAARDGWACLVCGARRA; this is encoded by the coding sequence ATGAAACTCTTCATCTGCCCCTCGCGCGCCTTCGGCACCGGCGAGCACCCGACGACGCGGATGTGCCTGGAGGAGATCGAGCGGTGCGGTCCCCGGGGGCTCTCGGTCCTCGACGCCGGCACGGGGAGCGGCATCCTCGCGATCGCCGCGAAGCTCCTCGGCGCCGCCGACGTCGTGGGGGTGGACAACGACCCGGAGGCGATCGAGGTCGCCGTGAAGAACGCCCGGCTCAACGGCGCCGCGGGGGCGATCCGGTTCGTCATCGGCGACACCGCCTCGATCGACGACCGCCGCTTCGATCTCGTCGTCGCGAACCTGAACGGGACGATTCTCGCGCGCGCGATCCCGGACCTGGCCTCACGCCTCGCCGCCGGCGGCGCGCTCGTCCTCTCGGGGATTCTTCCCGAGGAGGTCGGGGAGATCACCGCCGTCGCGGCGGCCGCCGGGCTCGCCGTGGAGCGCGCGGCCGCGCGCGACGGCTGGGCTTGCCTCGTCTGCGGGGCGCGCCGTGCGTGA
- a CDS encoding 16S rRNA (uracil(1498)-N(3))-methyltransferase has protein sequence MRERRFLVDPADLNETQGLIRGDELHHLRRVLRLRVGDEVSVFDGRGRGSVGRIRTLGDTGAAVALERPEDPAVEPAARVILAQAIPHGDRMDLIVEKAVEIGVAAILPVIAERGTVRPPSGGWPRLTRWRRIAVAAAKQSGRLVVPAIADPAPFARVAAPDAASRAARIIFITAPAAREVVDILSPGVPPETVILIGPEGGWSEAEGAEATAAGWASATLGPRILRADTAAVAALTLVLAALGEMRPGAP, from the coding sequence GTGCGTGAGCGCCGGTTTCTCGTGGACCCCGCCGACCTCAACGAGACGCAGGGGCTGATCCGCGGCGACGAATTGCATCACCTCCGGCGGGTGCTGAGGCTTCGGGTCGGCGACGAGGTCTCCGTCTTCGACGGCCGCGGCCGCGGCTCGGTGGGGCGCATCCGCACCCTCGGAGACACCGGGGCCGCCGTCGCCCTCGAGCGCCCCGAGGACCCCGCCGTCGAGCCGGCCGCGAGGGTGATCCTGGCGCAGGCGATCCCCCACGGAGATCGCATGGACCTCATCGTCGAGAAGGCCGTCGAGATCGGCGTCGCGGCGATTCTCCCGGTCATCGCGGAGCGCGGCACGGTGAGGCCCCCCTCGGGGGGGTGGCCCCGTCTCACGCGCTGGCGCCGCATCGCCGTCGCCGCCGCCAAGCAGTCCGGCCGCCTCGTCGTCCCCGCGATCGCTGACCCCGCCCCCTTCGCCCGTGTCGCCGCCCCGGACGCCGCCTCCCGGGCGGCGCGTATCATCTTTATTACCGCCCCGGCGGCCCGTGAGGTGGTGGACATTCTGTCCCCCGGCGTCCCACCCGAAACGGTGATCCTCATCGGCCCCGAGGGGGGTTGGTCCGAGGCGGAGGGAGCCGAGGCCACCGCGGCAGGATGGGCGAGTGCGACGCTGGGGCCGCGGATCCTCAGGGCCGACACCGCCGCCGTCGCCGCGCTGACCCTGGTCCTCGCCGCGCTCGGCGAGATGCGGCCCGGAGCCCCGTGA
- a CDS encoding type IV pilus twitching motility protein PilT, which translates to MHINDLLKIATDRGASDLHLKVGSYPVIRVHGNLLPLTELKRLMQEDTIAMAFSIMSGRQKQKFKDNYEIDIAYSVPGLGRFRCNIFQQRGTVGLVLRVIPIKIRTFTDLELPGVLKTICEERRGMILCTGTTGSGKSTTLAAMIDYVNSTRTEHVMTIEDPIEFLHRDKKSLINQREVEVDTKSFAQALRSALRQDPDVILVGEMRDYETIETALTAAETGHLVMSTLHTLDATETVNRIISVFPPHQQKQIRIQLASVLKAVISMRLLPKVDGQGRVPAAEIMRVTPYIRDCIENKEKTKLIREAISQGTSQYGMQTFDQSIYALYQKEKISLDEALRRASNPDEFKLKIQGIQSTGDASNQEMETSLHADDAGPEDPNSPFSFNR; encoded by the coding sequence ATGCACATCAACGACCTCCTCAAGATCGCGACCGACCGCGGAGCCTCGGACCTTCACCTGAAGGTCGGGTCCTACCCCGTCATCCGCGTCCACGGGAACCTCCTCCCGCTCACCGAGCTCAAGCGGCTGATGCAGGAGGACACGATCGCCATGGCCTTCAGCATCATGAGCGGGCGGCAGAAGCAGAAGTTCAAGGACAACTACGAGATCGACATCGCGTACTCGGTCCCCGGGCTGGGACGGTTCCGCTGCAACATCTTCCAGCAGCGCGGGACGGTCGGCCTGGTCCTCCGCGTCATCCCCATCAAGATCCGCACCTTCACCGACCTCGAGCTCCCCGGAGTCCTCAAGACGATCTGCGAGGAGCGCCGGGGGATGATCCTCTGCACCGGGACGACCGGGTCGGGAAAGTCCACGACTCTGGCCGCGATGATCGACTACGTGAACTCGACGCGCACCGAGCACGTCATGACCATCGAGGACCCGATCGAGTTCCTGCACCGCGACAAGAAGAGCCTGATCAACCAGCGCGAGGTCGAGGTCGACACCAAGTCGTTCGCGCAGGCCCTGAGGTCGGCGCTGCGCCAGGATCCCGACGTCATCCTCGTCGGTGAGATGCGCGACTACGAGACGATCGAGACGGCGCTGACCGCCGCCGAGACCGGACACCTCGTGATGAGCACCCTCCACACCCTCGACGCGACGGAGACCGTCAACCGCATCATCTCGGTCTTCCCGCCGCACCAGCAGAAGCAGATCCGCATCCAGCTCGCCTCGGTGCTGAAGGCCGTCATCTCGATGCGGCTGCTGCCGAAGGTGGACGGGCAGGGTCGCGTTCCGGCGGCCGAGATCATGCGCGTGACGCCCTACATCCGGGACTGCATCGAGAACAAGGAGAAGACGAAGCTCATCCGCGAGGCGATCTCCCAGGGCACGTCGCAGTACGGGATGCAGACGTTCGACCAGAGCATCTACGCCCTGTACCAGAAGGAGAAGATCTCCCTCGACGAGGCGCTGAGGCGCGCGTCGAACCCGGACGAGTTCAAGCTCAAGATCCAGGGGATCCAGTCCACCGGCGACGCGTCGAACCAGGAGATGGAGACCAGCCTGCACGCGGACGACGCAGGCCCCGAGGATCCGAACTCACCCTTTTCCTTCAACCGCTGA
- a CDS encoding RecX family transcriptional regulator yields the protein METALAALSRRSMTAAEITAHLRRKGFPPAEITAAILRLVELDYVNDARFTAAFIGTRAVSRGLGPGRVRQELARRGVPRDVIESELSRAVESGESSPSDAARALEKIVRVKGLPTDRVERDRVRAALARRGFGMSAIARAMAELRKREDERGGDS from the coding sequence GTGGAGACGGCCCTCGCCGCGCTCTCGCGCCGATCGATGACCGCCGCCGAGATCACCGCCCACCTGCGGCGCAAGGGTTTTCCTCCCGCCGAGATCACGGCGGCGATCCTGAGGCTCGTCGAGCTCGACTACGTCAACGACGCCCGCTTCACGGCGGCCTTCATCGGGACGCGCGCGGTGAGTCGGGGCCTCGGGCCGGGGCGCGTGCGCCAGGAGCTGGCCCGTCGCGGCGTCCCGCGCGACGTGATCGAGTCGGAGCTGTCGAGGGCCGTCGAGAGCGGCGAGAGCTCTCCGTCGGATGCGGCGCGCGCCCTCGAGAAGATCGTCCGGGTGAAGGGACTCCCGACGGATCGGGTGGAGCGCGACAGAGTTCGCGCCGCGCTGGCGCGGCGCGGGTTCGGAATGAGCGCGATCGCGCGCGCGATGGCGGAGCTCAGGAAGCGCGAGGACGAGCGGGGCGGTGACTCTTGA